A single region of the Variovorax paradoxus genome encodes:
- a CDS encoding zinc ribbon domain-containing protein, which yields MSKSLRLSEKWFRRGLWLVALVFASFLIGLGGTVVGDLPRVERALELDDFIDRAAAAPLRETIKAAEKTELAASRELEQISLQLSAAQQASANARETFGNWIATRRATAQPDQDPELIARTKALDALKNKEDAVQRKVDAQHQIVIDARQGEQRARESLAVLERDAQDKLDAEYRRVELRVFGYRLALTLPLLAVAGWLFVKKRKGTYWPFVWGFIFFALFAFFVELVPYMPSYGGYVRYVVGILVTVLVGRYAIVALNRYLARQKLAEQQPDQVRREELSYDTALTRLGKNVCPGCERPVDLKNNEIDFCPHCGIGLFDHCGQCETRKSAFSKFCHACGTSAAARVPLASAAESANSFTSGGPVQPAV from the coding sequence ATGAGCAAGTCATTGCGTCTGTCCGAGAAGTGGTTTCGCCGCGGCCTGTGGCTGGTGGCCCTGGTGTTCGCGAGTTTCCTGATCGGGCTTGGCGGCACTGTCGTGGGCGACCTGCCGCGGGTCGAGCGGGCGCTCGAACTCGACGACTTCATCGACCGCGCCGCGGCAGCGCCGTTGCGCGAGACGATCAAGGCGGCGGAAAAGACCGAACTGGCCGCGTCGCGGGAGCTAGAGCAGATCAGCCTGCAGCTCAGTGCCGCGCAGCAGGCCAGCGCCAACGCACGCGAAACCTTCGGCAACTGGATTGCCACCCGGCGTGCCACCGCGCAGCCCGACCAGGACCCGGAGCTCATCGCGCGCACCAAGGCGCTCGACGCGCTCAAGAACAAGGAAGACGCCGTGCAGCGCAAGGTGGATGCGCAGCACCAGATCGTGATCGACGCGCGGCAGGGCGAGCAGCGTGCCCGCGAATCGCTCGCGGTGCTGGAGCGCGACGCCCAGGACAAGCTGGACGCCGAGTACCGCCGCGTGGAACTGCGCGTGTTCGGCTACAGGCTTGCGCTCACGCTGCCCCTGCTGGCGGTGGCGGGCTGGCTGTTCGTGAAGAAGCGCAAGGGCACTTATTGGCCCTTTGTCTGGGGCTTCATCTTTTTTGCGCTGTTTGCTTTCTTCGTCGAGCTGGTGCCCTACATGCCGAGCTACGGCGGCTACGTGCGCTACGTGGTGGGCATTCTGGTCACGGTGCTCGTGGGGCGCTACGCCATCGTCGCGTTGAACCGCTACCTTGCCCGTCAGAAGCTGGCCGAGCAGCAGCCCGACCAGGTGCGGCGCGAAGAGCTCAGCTACGACACCGCACTCACACGGCTCGGCAAGAACGTGTGCCCCGGCTGCGAACGGCCGGTGGACCTGAAAAACAACGAGATCGATTTTTGCCCGCATTGCGGCATTGGCCTGTTCGACCATTGCGGCCAGTGCGAAACCCGCAAGAGCGCGTTCTCGAAGTTCTGCCATGCCTGCGGTACTTCCGCCGCGGCACGGGTGCCGCTCGCATCGGCCGCGGAGTCTGCGAATTCGTTCACATCCGGCGGGCCGGTTCAGCCTGCGGTGTAG
- a CDS encoding PQQ-dependent sugar dehydrogenase, protein MKAGALRLWLAAFGCAMLLPTAGHARGYTPQGLCGDYARLDIGSPAGTCVALLADEAQGLRAPRRILEVAPGRYWVVDMGSWEPRRGRLLEMVLPADGPAPRRARFSVLAEQLDRPLGLVAGPDGKIYIGESGTVWRTPVPAPGGALQRETVIDGLPGDGTHPLKELAFGPGGRLYVNVGSDSDACRDASSKQYPLPCPDLAGPKPRAAVYEAVLSGPDYKLQSFKPFATGLRNSVALTVLPDGPAKGTVLQGENSIDYEDIGQPPEELNRLQAGRDYGWPYCVGKRRPARGYENRHDCKATEAPLMLWPAHVAPLQMIVGPAGSRFAGQLLVAWRGHQAPGHRVVGYKLDARGLPSGKPVEWLAGWNPKPGVRPMGRPTGITVDRQGRLLAVEDFNRTILMLLPDAGAATQK, encoded by the coding sequence ATGAAGGCCGGCGCCCTCCGCCTCTGGCTGGCCGCATTCGGATGCGCGATGCTGCTGCCGACGGCCGGCCATGCGCGCGGCTACACGCCGCAGGGGCTCTGCGGCGACTACGCGCGGCTCGACATCGGCAGCCCCGCCGGCACTTGCGTCGCGCTGCTGGCCGACGAAGCTCAGGGCCTGCGCGCGCCCCGGCGCATCCTCGAGGTCGCGCCGGGGCGCTACTGGGTCGTCGACATGGGGTCGTGGGAACCGCGCCGCGGCCGCCTGCTCGAAATGGTGCTGCCCGCCGACGGCCCTGCGCCGCGGCGCGCGCGCTTCAGCGTGCTGGCCGAGCAGCTCGACCGGCCCCTGGGGCTCGTTGCCGGACCTGACGGCAAGATCTACATCGGCGAGTCGGGCACGGTCTGGCGCACGCCGGTTCCCGCGCCTGGCGGCGCACTGCAGCGCGAAACGGTGATCGACGGGCTGCCGGGCGACGGCACGCATCCGCTCAAGGAACTGGCCTTCGGGCCGGGCGGGCGGCTCTATGTGAACGTCGGCTCCGATTCCGATGCCTGCCGCGATGCATCGTCGAAGCAATACCCGCTGCCCTGCCCCGACCTGGCCGGGCCGAAGCCGCGCGCCGCGGTGTACGAAGCCGTGCTCTCCGGGCCGGACTACAAGCTGCAGAGCTTCAAGCCCTTTGCCACGGGCCTGCGCAACTCGGTCGCATTGACCGTGCTGCCGGACGGCCCGGCCAAGGGCACGGTTCTGCAGGGCGAGAACTCCATCGACTACGAAGACATCGGCCAGCCCCCCGAAGAGTTGAACCGGCTGCAGGCCGGGCGCGACTATGGCTGGCCCTACTGTGTCGGCAAGCGCCGGCCCGCGCGCGGCTACGAGAACCGGCACGACTGCAAGGCCACCGAGGCCCCGCTGATGCTCTGGCCCGCGCACGTGGCGCCGCTGCAGATGATCGTCGGGCCGGCGGGCAGCCGCTTCGCAGGCCAGCTGCTGGTGGCATGGCGCGGCCACCAGGCGCCCGGCCACCGCGTGGTGGGCTACAAGCTCGATGCGCGGGGCCTGCCCTCCGGCAAGCCGGTCGAATGGCTCGCGGGCTGGAACCCAAAGCCCGGCGTGCGCCCCATGGGCCGCCCCACCGGCATCACCGTCGACCGGCAGGGCCGCCTGCTCGCCGTCGAAGACTTCAACCGTACCATCCTGATGCTGCTGCCGGACGCCGGCGCCGCCACCCAGAAATGA
- the tgt gene encoding tRNA guanosine(34) transglycosylase Tgt, protein MTDTTSLPRLNFELLKTDPDSHARRATLTLNHGVVQTPIFMPVGTYGTVKGVMPRSLEEMGAQIILGNTFHLWMRPGLDVMASFGGLHQFEKWNKPILTDSGGFQVWSLGAMRKISEEGVKFASPVNGDKLFLTPEVSMQIQTILNSDIVMQFDECTPYDTKGHITTEAEARISMELSLRWAKRCQHEFARLENPNALFGIVQGGMFENLREESLAALVDMNFPGYAIGGVSVGEPKEEMLHIMGHTPHRLPADKPRYLMGVGTPEDLVQGVADGVDMFDCVMPTRNARNGTLFTRFGDLKMRNARHKNDPQPIDPSCTCHACAGTSGVSWNDGGREGFSRAYLHHLDRCAEMLGPMLTTIHNLHYYLNLMREIRESLEAGTFTAFRARFKADRARGV, encoded by the coding sequence ATGACCGACACCACGTCCCTGCCGCGCCTGAACTTCGAACTTCTCAAAACCGACCCCGACAGCCACGCGCGCCGGGCCACGCTCACGCTCAACCACGGCGTGGTGCAAACGCCGATCTTCATGCCCGTGGGCACCTACGGCACCGTCAAGGGCGTGATGCCGCGCAGCCTTGAAGAGATGGGCGCGCAGATCATCCTGGGCAACACCTTCCACCTGTGGATGCGCCCCGGCCTGGACGTGATGGCGAGCTTCGGCGGGCTGCACCAGTTCGAAAAATGGAACAAGCCCATCCTCACCGACTCGGGCGGCTTCCAGGTCTGGTCGCTGGGCGCAATGCGCAAGATCAGCGAAGAGGGCGTCAAGTTCGCATCGCCCGTCAATGGCGACAAGCTGTTCCTCACGCCCGAGGTCTCGATGCAGATCCAGACCATCCTGAACAGCGACATCGTGATGCAGTTCGACGAGTGCACGCCCTACGACACCAAGGGCCACATCACCACCGAAGCCGAGGCGCGCATCTCGATGGAGCTGAGCCTGCGCTGGGCCAAGCGCTGCCAGCATGAATTTGCGCGGCTCGAAAACCCGAACGCGCTGTTCGGCATCGTGCAGGGCGGCATGTTCGAGAACCTGCGCGAAGAGTCGCTCGCCGCGCTGGTGGACATGAACTTTCCGGGCTACGCCATCGGCGGCGTGAGCGTAGGCGAGCCCAAGGAAGAGATGCTGCACATCATGGGCCACACGCCGCACCGGCTGCCGGCCGACAAGCCGCGCTACCTGATGGGCGTGGGCACGCCCGAGGACCTGGTGCAGGGCGTGGCGGACGGCGTCGACATGTTCGACTGCGTGATGCCGACCCGCAACGCGCGCAATGGCACGCTGTTCACGCGCTTCGGCGACCTGAAGATGCGCAATGCGCGCCACAAGAACGATCCGCAGCCCATCGACCCGAGCTGCACCTGCCATGCCTGCGCAGGCACCTCGGGCGTGAGCTGGAACGACGGCGGACGCGAGGGCTTCAGCCGGGCGTACCTGCACCACCTGGACCGCTGCGCCGAGATGCTGGGGCCGATGCTCACCACCATCCACAACCTGCACTACTACCTGAACCTGATGCGCGAGATCCGTGAATCGCTCGAGGCGGGCACTTTCACGGCTTTCAGGGCACGCTTCAAGGCCGACCGCGCGCGCGGCGTGTAG
- the queA gene encoding tRNA preQ1(34) S-adenosylmethionine ribosyltransferase-isomerase QueA — MRAFTLSDFDFDLPPELVAQHPATERTSSRLLDGTGSEPADRIFKSLPSLLRAGDLLVFNDTRVVKARLFGEKPTGGKLELLVERVLQGNEVVAHMKVSKKPPVGTTLQMVGGFRATLLGRWPDEQGALFRFGFESDAAEDPYALMARCGHVPLPPYITHTDSADDESRYQTVFARVPGAVAAPTAALHFDEALLDELEARGVQRANVTLHVGAGTFQPVKTENIAEHTMHAERYEVPEGTQRAIAACKARGGRVVAVGTTTVRTLESWAKSGETSGDTRIFITPGFVFEHVDLLVTNFHLPKSTLMMLVSAFAGYERVMALYAHAIAHRYRFFSYGDAMLLARSAT; from the coding sequence ATGCGCGCCTTCACGCTTTCCGATTTCGATTTCGACCTGCCGCCCGAACTGGTGGCGCAGCACCCGGCCACCGAACGCACTTCTTCCCGCCTGCTCGACGGCACCGGCAGCGAGCCGGCCGACCGCATCTTCAAGAGCCTGCCTTCGCTGCTGCGCGCGGGCGACCTGCTGGTCTTCAACGACACGCGGGTCGTCAAGGCACGCCTCTTCGGCGAGAAGCCGACCGGGGGCAAGCTCGAACTGCTGGTCGAACGCGTGCTGCAGGGTAATGAGGTCGTAGCGCACATGAAGGTGAGCAAGAAGCCGCCCGTGGGCACCACGCTGCAGATGGTGGGCGGCTTCCGCGCCACGCTGCTGGGCCGCTGGCCCGACGAGCAGGGCGCGCTGTTCCGGTTCGGCTTTGAAAGCGACGCGGCCGAAGACCCCTATGCGCTGATGGCCCGCTGCGGCCACGTGCCGCTGCCGCCCTACATCACCCACACCGATTCGGCCGACGACGAGAGCCGCTACCAGACCGTATTTGCGCGCGTGCCCGGCGCCGTAGCAGCACCAACGGCCGCGCTGCATTTCGACGAAGCGCTGCTGGACGAACTCGAAGCACGCGGTGTGCAGCGCGCCAACGTCACGCTGCACGTGGGCGCCGGCACTTTCCAGCCCGTAAAAACCGAGAACATCGCCGAGCACACGATGCATGCCGAGCGCTATGAAGTGCCCGAAGGCACGCAGCGCGCCATTGCCGCGTGCAAGGCGCGCGGCGGCCGCGTGGTCGCGGTCGGCACCACCACCGTGCGCACGCTCGAATCGTGGGCCAAGAGCGGTGAGACGAGCGGCGACACGCGCATCTTCATCACGCCGGGTTTTGTTTTCGAGCACGTCGACCTGCTGGTCACCAACTTCCATTTGCCGAAGAGCACGCTGATGATGCTGGTCTCGGCCTTTGCGGGCTACGAACGCGTGATGGCGCTGTATGCCCACGCCATTGCCCATCGATACCGCTTCTTCAGCTACGGCGACGCCATGCTGCTGGCGCGCTCTGCCACATGA
- a CDS encoding DUF2145 domain-containing protein, protein MKRALVQALFPALLALATALPLQAQAGRSCEQAKPTAELIVKGMQLAERTSEQLDASGARVVLLARAGQDLGKYGLRYSHLGIAYKTEQGPWRVVHKLNQCGTAVAAVYRQGLGEFFLDDLWRYEAAWVVPTPQVQAQLLAALQEPPPRIVRLNVAPYSIVSYVWGQKYQQSNQWAVETLAAAMEPATIGSRGQAQAWMQFKGYEPTTLRLGPLTRLGGRVGSANVAFDDHPNDKRFADRIETVTVDSVFAWLPRAGLGAAPVAFKL, encoded by the coding sequence ATGAAACGCGCTCTCGTCCAGGCGCTCTTTCCGGCGCTCCTGGCGCTTGCAACGGCCCTGCCGCTGCAAGCGCAGGCCGGCCGTTCCTGCGAGCAGGCCAAGCCGACCGCCGAGTTGATCGTCAAGGGCATGCAGTTGGCCGAGCGCACCTCGGAGCAGCTGGATGCGAGCGGCGCCCGAGTCGTGCTGCTGGCCCGGGCCGGGCAAGATCTGGGCAAGTACGGCCTACGCTATTCGCACCTGGGCATCGCCTACAAGACCGAGCAAGGCCCGTGGCGCGTGGTGCACAAGCTCAACCAGTGCGGCACGGCCGTGGCCGCGGTCTACCGGCAGGGGCTTGGCGAGTTCTTTCTTGACGACCTCTGGCGCTACGAGGCGGCCTGGGTGGTGCCGACTCCGCAGGTGCAGGCGCAGTTGCTGGCCGCGCTGCAAGAGCCGCCGCCCCGCATCGTGCGGCTGAACGTGGCGCCCTACAGCATCGTGAGCTACGTCTGGGGGCAGAAGTACCAGCAGTCGAACCAGTGGGCCGTCGAGACGCTGGCCGCGGCCATGGAGCCGGCCACCATCGGCAGCCGCGGGCAGGCGCAGGCGTGGATGCAGTTCAAAGGCTACGAACCGACGACACTGCGGCTCGGTCCGCTCACTCGCCTGGGCGGCCGCGTCGGGTCGGCCAACGTGGCCTTCGATGATCATCCGAACGACAAGCGGTTTGCGGACCGCATCGAAACGGTCACGGTCGATTCGGTGTTCGCATGGCTGCCGCGCGCGGGGCTGGGTGCGGCGCCGGTGGCTTTCAAGCTGTAG
- a CDS encoding SDR family NAD(P)-dependent oxidoreductase: MTTASSSPPTAYTARYPSLAGRTVFISGGATGIGEALVRAFHKQGAKVGFCDLDAAAGRALAGQLQGGHPVLFCECDVTDTAALAAAIAAVRAQFGPVGVLLNNAANDRRHEMADVTSEDFDRLVAVNFKHQFFAAQAVADDMRALGGGSIINFGSISWMIKGRGYPVYQACKAAARGLTRSLARDLGKENIRVNSIVPGWVMTERQIKLWVKPESGAEIDAAQCLPGRVMAEDIAAMALFLAADDSRMCTAQDFVVDAGWT; encoded by the coding sequence ATGACCACCGCTTCTTCATCACCACCTACCGCATACACCGCCCGCTATCCCTCGCTGGCCGGCCGCACCGTATTCATCTCCGGCGGCGCCACCGGCATCGGCGAAGCGCTGGTGCGGGCCTTCCACAAGCAAGGCGCGAAGGTCGGTTTCTGCGATCTCGATGCCGCAGCGGGCCGTGCGCTCGCGGGCCAGCTCCAGGGCGGCCACCCGGTGCTGTTCTGCGAATGCGACGTGACCGACACCGCAGCACTTGCCGCCGCCATTGCCGCGGTGCGCGCGCAATTCGGCCCCGTCGGCGTGCTGCTGAACAACGCGGCCAACGACCGCCGGCATGAAATGGCCGACGTGACCAGCGAAGATTTCGACCGGCTCGTGGCCGTCAACTTCAAGCATCAGTTCTTCGCCGCACAGGCCGTGGCCGACGACATGCGCGCGCTGGGCGGCGGCTCGATCATCAACTTCGGCTCGATCAGCTGGATGATCAAGGGCCGGGGCTACCCCGTCTACCAGGCCTGCAAGGCCGCGGCACGCGGGCTCACGCGGTCGCTCGCGCGAGACCTGGGCAAAGAGAACATCCGCGTCAATTCGATCGTGCCGGGATGGGTCATGACCGAACGGCAGATCAAGCTGTGGGTCAAGCCCGAGTCCGGCGCAGAGATCGATGCCGCGCAGTGCCTGCCGGGCCGCGTAATGGCCGAGGACATTGCCGCCATGGCGCTGTTCCTGGCCGCCGACGATTCGAGGATGTGCACCGCGCAAGATTTCGTGGTGGACGCCGGCTGGACCTGA
- a CDS encoding YiaA/YiaB family inner membrane protein yields the protein MQTISSSTVSIQRDTRAWQLQVWASFAVAVFLCATGLSWLPGEALDRAFMVMGYVFCLSTAFMLAKFIRDNQHADAGGSASRDVPMWRLVVWGSFFTAMGLTGWGLVRMEINDAYKAFLGVSWLFLISSAFTLAKTLRDRHEADLVEARLQGRRAARQEAAAVGSAE from the coding sequence ATGCAAACCATCTCATCCTCCACCGTTTCGATCCAGCGCGATACGCGGGCCTGGCAGCTGCAGGTCTGGGCCTCTTTCGCAGTCGCCGTGTTCCTGTGCGCCACCGGCTTGAGCTGGCTGCCGGGCGAGGCGCTGGACCGTGCGTTCATGGTGATGGGCTATGTGTTCTGCCTGAGCACCGCCTTCATGCTCGCCAAGTTCATCCGCGACAACCAGCACGCGGACGCCGGCGGCAGCGCAAGCCGCGACGTGCCGATGTGGCGCCTGGTGGTCTGGGGCAGCTTCTTCACGGCCATGGGCCTGACCGGCTGGGGCCTGGTGCGCATGGAGATCAACGATGCCTACAAGGCCTTCCTGGGCGTGAGCTGGCTGTTCCTGATCAGCTCGGCCTTTACGCTGGCCAAGACGCTGCGCGACCGCCACGAAGCCGACCTTGTCGAAGCGCGCCTGCAAGGCCGCCGTGCCGCCCGCCAGGAAGCGGCCGCCGTCGGCTCGGCCGAATGA
- a CDS encoding DUF3597 domain-containing protein, protein MSIFGSILSKIFPSANAATAPAAPAAPAPAGAPAAAAPPPAITVVDVEALLDGMPGASSLNWRTSIVDLMKLLGLDSSLDARKQLAAELSYGADTSDSAKMNIWLHRQVMTKLAANGGKVPAELRD, encoded by the coding sequence ATGAGCATTTTCGGCAGCATTCTTTCCAAGATCTTCCCCTCCGCGAACGCCGCCACCGCCCCTGCTGCTCCGGCAGCGCCGGCGCCCGCAGGCGCACCTGCCGCCGCGGCACCGCCGCCGGCAATCACGGTGGTGGACGTCGAGGCCCTGCTCGACGGCATGCCCGGCGCAAGCAGTCTGAACTGGCGCACTTCCATCGTCGACCTGATGAAGCTGCTGGGTCTGGACAGCAGCCTCGACGCGCGCAAGCAGCTCGCGGCCGAGCTCAGCTACGGTGCGGACACCAGCGACAGCGCCAAGATGAACATCTGGCTGCACCGCCAGGTCATGACCAAGCTGGCCGCCAACGGCGGCAAGGTGCCGGCCGAGTTGCGCGACTGA